Proteins from one Sylvia atricapilla isolate bSylAtr1 chromosome 1, bSylAtr1.pri, whole genome shotgun sequence genomic window:
- the LOC136361723 gene encoding collagen alpha-1(I) chain-like encodes MGPLQHRWAVGCCSSLAHTLIRNGHISVNPASFSFLAVIPSPWLCPPPRAGANALSLWQTSFSSPNKDLPVPLGELLSWVSDISRSWTGSRGAPEAAAAQPCSPAQCGWMSIPPPLIAAMEPVPRPEAAPEDTGTFSLTLCTCQSPWPETGATVLEQPMAQEAPTGSPGPHPPHTLPPPRGWPPGVVSGSLRISKTSPPSHPLSSATCKSSHVTLRLWCHYCSHYPVWLCMRCCCARLQGSPHSWGPPPPKRHSLGQWGCIDYPNTSLFGGKTLNLYIPRSVCKRSSADPGLPCKGSKGESSKTSQQLCVICSPLGLATVAVGSRCLLQPHALGCMGCHSHTSPQHCGGTCGTECRAPWRCPSLPARRLPTALRAVSGSTAPSWLRAVLRDRWPLSQAGTEQLPALCAHRPGRCWLGPRRAGNALYRFSTKPDRPLPRPLILLTARAPPDPPGPAAEVRSPAAPAKEGWEPRKALPSVPRRPGPAVVNPPDDRGGNRDSAAPGHQAAPGARGQAGSAGSCLSAPAELLPGGSGSVRSGCSRAHGQPADLLSELALGVFS; translated from the exons ATGGGACCCCTGCAGCACAGGTGGGCCGTGGGATGCTGTAGCAGCCTGGCACACACTCTTATTAGAAATGGGCACATTTCTGTAAACCCggcctccttttccttcctcgCGGTAATTCCAtccccctggctctgccccccGCCTCGTGCCGGCGCTAACGCGCTCTCTCTCTGGCAGACGTCTTTTTCCAGTCCCAACAAAGACCTCCCAGTGCCGCTGGGCGAGCTCCTCAGCTGGGTCTCCGACATCAGCAGGTCGTGGACGGGCTCGAGGGGAGCCCCGGAGGCGGCAGCTGCTCAGCCGTGCTCACCTGCACAG TGTGGCTGGATGTCCATACCACCTCCCCTCATCGCCGCCATGGAGCCCGTCCCCCGCCCTGAGGCCGCACCTGAGGACACAGGGACCTTCTCCCTCACTCTTTGCACTTGCCAGAGTCCCTGGCCAGAGACTGGGGCCACAGTGCTCGAGCAGCCAATGGCCCAAGAAGCACCCACAGGGTCACCTGGCCCCCACCCACCCCACACACTCCCTCCTCCCCGGGGATGGCCTCCTGGTGTGGTGTCGGGCTCACTGCGGATCTCCAAAAcatctcctccttcccacccgCTCTCATCTGCCACCTGTAAATCCAGTCATGTTACCCTCCGCCTCTGGTGTCATTATTGCTCTCATTACCCCGTCTGGCTTTGCATGAGGTGCTGCTGCGCTCGGCTCCAGGGCAGCCCCCACTCCTGGggccccccaccccccaaacGTCACTCATTAGGACAGTGGGGGTGCATCGATTACCCAAACACATCTCTTTTTGGGGGCAAAACACTAAACTTGTACATACCACGAAGTGTCTGTAAAAGGAGCAGTGCGGACCCAGGGCTCCCCTGCAAGGGCAGTAAAGGAGAATCCTCTAAaaccagccagcagctctgcgTGATCTGTTCACCCCTTGGCCTTGCCACCGTGGCCGTGGGCTCCCGttgcctcctgcagcctcatGCCCTGGGCTGTATGGGCTGCCACAG TCACACCAGCCCTCAGCACTGCGGTGGCACGTGTGGCACCGAGTGCCGAGCACCCTGGAGGTGTCCCTCTCTCCCCGCCCGGCGTCTGCCCACCGCCCTTCGGGCCGTGAGTGGCAGCACCGCCCCGTCCTGGCTGCGGGCCGTCCTGCGGGACCGGTGGCCGCTGTCCCAAGCTGGCACcgagcagctgccagctctctgTGCCCACCGCCCCGGGCGCTGCTGGCTCGgcccccgccgcgccgggaACGCTCTGTACCGCTTCTCCACAAAGCCGGACCGGCCTCTCCCACGCCCGCTGATCCTCCTCACGGCCAGGGCACCCCCAGacccccccggccccgccgctgaGGTTCGGAGCCCGGCAGCGCCGGCCAAGGAGGGCTGGGAGCCGCGTAAAGCGCTGCCGTCTGTGCCCCGCCGGCCCGGGCCCGCGGTGGTGAATCCCCCCGATGACAGGggtgggaacagggacagcGCTGCCCCGGGGCACCAGGCAGCCCCCGGAGCTCGGGGCCAGGCCGGCAGTGCGGGGAGCTGCCTCTCTGCCCCCGCGGAGCTGCTGCCGGGCGGCTCGGGATCTGTTCGCTCCGGCTGTTCCCGGGCGCACGGGCAGCCCGCGGATCTGCTGTCCGAGCTGGCGCTGGGGGTTTTCTCTTAA
- the LOC136375582 gene encoding uncharacterized protein has translation MGNSVSRPSCLGEKSRRPEELLREPGLDAGPPPAGGVAEAWPGPLEKAPVPVENGWSPVAGAARSRPGSPVLRRSQSEVAVQNGAVPLRGQAGGAAWTPPRAGVPRGTWSWKPVTTREVTEVTEVTETIVTEIVEVTEYPAGEKGGEPVVTRTVTVLTECVGELAAAACAGHTDSAEVTDGRRASLGGRCATPSAHRAALRRGFSPQRGLTSVSPGQGSCGGAVCALVWLGW, from the coding sequence ATGGGGAACTCGGTGAGCCGGCCCAGCTGCCTGGGCGAGAAGAGCCGGCGGCCGGAGGAGCTCCTGCGGGAGCCGGGGCTGGACGCGGGGCCGCCACCCGCCGGAGGCGTCGCGGAGGCCTGGCCGGGGCCGCTGGAGAAGGCGCCGGTGCCGGTGGAGAATGGCTGGAGCCCGGTGGCCGGGGCCGCCCGGAGCCGGCCGGGCAGCCCGGTGCTGCGGCGCAGCCAGTCCGAGGTGGCGGTGCAGAACGGGGCCGTCCCGCTGAGGGGACAGGCGGGGGGCGCAGCCTGGACCCCGCCCCGAGCCGGCGTCCCCCGCGGCACCTGGTCCTGGAAACCCGTCACCACGCGGGAGGTGACCGAGGTGACCGAGGTGACCGAGACCATCGTGACGGAGATCGTGGAGGTGACCGAGTACCCGGCGGGTGAGAAGGGCGGCGAGCCCGTGGTCACCCGGACGGTCACCGTGCTGACAGAGTGCGTGGGGGAACTCGCCGCTGCCGCCTGCGCCGGACACACGGACTCCGCTGAGGTGACCGACGGCCGCAGAGCCTCGCTGGGAGGACGCTGTGCCACTCCCTCTGCCCACAGGGCTGCCCTCCGGCGTGGCTTTTCTCCACAGCGAGGCTTGACCTCCGTGTCCCCTGGCCAGGGCTCGTGTGGAGGCGCTGTCTGTGCCCTGGTGTGGCTGGGCTGGTGA